The following nucleotide sequence is from Pseudomonas sp. S09G 359.
GCAGCTCATCAACGTGTTCCGGGTGGGCGGCCATAAAGTCGGCCAACGCGAACTGCAACGGCGTCACGCCGCAAAAATTCACGTATTGGTGCACCTTGCGCAGCTCCGCGGTCAGTGCCGGCGGCGCGACCACGTAGCCGGTTTTCCAACCGGTGACGTGATAGGTCTTGCCGAAGGAGCTGACCACAAACGCACGTTGATACAGTTCTTCATGCGCCAGCACGCTGACGTGGGGCACGCCATCAAATACCAGGTGTTCGTAGACCTCATCGCTGACCAGGTAGATATCGCGGTCGCGGATCAGCTCGGCCAGTTGATCCAGCTCGGCGCGGCTGATCAGCGCCCCGGTAGGGTTGTGTGGGGTGTTGAGGATGATCATCCGTGTGCGTGGCGACAACGCGGCCTTGATCTTGTCGAAGTCCAGCGCAAAGCCTTGCAGGCTCAATTGCACATGCACGCAGCGGCCACCGGCCAACTCGACCGAGGGCTCGTAGCTGTCGTAGCTGGGGTCGAACACGATGACTTCATCGCCGCTGCGGATCACCGCCTGGATCGCGCAGAAGATCGCCGCCGTGGCGCCGGGCGTGATGGTGACCTCGCTGTCCGGGTTGACCGTAGCGCCATAGCTGCGGGCGATCTTGGCCGCCACTTGCTGGCGCAGGGCCGGCAGGCCGGTCATCGGTGAATATTGGTTATGCCCGCTGGCAACGTGCCTGCCCACGGCATCGAGCAATGCCTGGGGGCCATTGAAGTCTGGAAAACCCTGGGACAGGTTGAGCGCGCCGGTTTCGGCGGCCAATTGAGACATGGTGGTGAAGATGGTGGTGCCGACATTCGGCAGCTTGCTGGTGATCATCGGAGGCCCCTGCAGGTGAGCCCCAAGTTTTAAGCTGCAAGCCACAGGCGGGTCAAGCGACAAACCATCGCACACAAAAAAGGGCTCCAAAGGAGCCCTCTCTTGCAGCGTGTAGCTTACAACTCAAAG
It contains:
- a CDS encoding pyridoxal phosphate-dependent aminotransferase, encoding MITSKLPNVGTTIFTTMSQLAAETGALNLSQGFPDFNGPQALLDAVGRHVASGHNQYSPMTGLPALRQQVAAKIARSYGATVNPDSEVTITPGATAAIFCAIQAVIRSGDEVIVFDPSYDSYEPSVELAGGRCVHVQLSLQGFALDFDKIKAALSPRTRMIILNTPHNPTGALISRAELDQLAELIRDRDIYLVSDEVYEHLVFDGVPHVSVLAHEELYQRAFVVSSFGKTYHVTGWKTGYVVAPPALTAELRKVHQYVNFCGVTPLQFALADFMAAHPEHVDELPAFYQAKRDLFCDLLAPSRFSFTRVTGTYFQLVDYSQIRPDLDDVAMSLWMTREHGVATIPVSVFYQNPPQGQRLVRLCFAKREETLQQAAEKLCVI